A genomic window from Triticum urartu cultivar G1812 chromosome 7, Tu2.1, whole genome shotgun sequence includes:
- the LOC125520594 gene encoding expansin-A16 has product MGSLLLLSLLVISGVGVGGGVRLAGNGGYEDWRLGTATYIKESQGHPLNDGGGACGYGDLDIFRYGRYTAGLSGALFGRGSACGGCYELRCVNNILYCLRGSPTVVVTATDFCAPNFGLADDYGGWCNFPKEHLEMTEAAFLRVAKAKANIVQVQFRRVSCDRAGGIRFTITGGPNFLQVLITNVAADGEVDAVKVKGSKTGWIPMGRNWGQNWQCDADLRGQPLSFEVTGGKGRTITMYNVAPSDWMFAQTFAGKQFVE; this is encoded by the exons ATGGGCTCGCTGCTCCTGCTCTCCTTGCTGGTGATTTCTGGggtcggggtcggcggcggcgtgaGGCTGGCGGGCAATGGCGGGTACGAGGACTGGAGGCTGGGCACGGCGACCTACATCAAGGAGTCCCAGGGCCACCCGCTCAATGACG GTGGCGGCGCTTGCGGGTACGGGGACCTGGACATATTCAGGTACGGGAGGTACACGGCCGGGCTGAGCGGCGCGCTGTTCGGGCGGGGCAGCGCCTGCGGCGGCTGCTACGAGCTCCGGTGCGTCAACAACATCCTCTATTGCCTGCGGGGCAGCCCCACCGTCGTCGTGACGGCGACCGACTTCTGCGCCCCCAACTTCGGCCTCGCAGACGACTACGGCGGCTGGTGCAACTTCCCCAAGGAGCACCTGGAGATGACCGAGGCCGCCTTCCTCCGGGTCGCCAAGGCCAAGGCTAACATTGTCCAGGTGCAGTTCCGAAG GGTGAGCTGTGACAGGGCCGGCGGAATTCGGTTCACGATCACCGGCGGCCCCAACTTCCTCCAGGTGCTGATCACCAACGTGGCAGCCGACGGCGAGGTCGACGCTGTGAAGGTGAAGGGGTCGAAGACCGGGTGGATACCGATGGGGAGGAACTGGGGGCAGAACTGGCAGTGCGACGCGGACCTCCGAGGCCAGCCGCTCTCGTTCGAGGTCACCGGAGGAAAGGGGAGGACGATCACCATGTATAACGTTGCGCCTTCGGACTGGATGTTTGCGCAAACGTTCGCAGGCAAGCAGTTCGTCGAGTAG
- the LOC125520593 gene encoding MORC family CW-type zinc finger protein 3-like isoform X2: MEAKKCVEGIDLNEPPHKIRGVRLSHVLLQKDCKNICRTKACDVSIELPSLWSISNFVSSKVYELNNFLKFSLYPDPEDARQSSEWGKFMHFLWHNKRAGIVRHGSFTFHILPDQSEERPNYSHAVILYETERKDPVICKRRTGISEKSNKSEEICDSVPNPRGLNASHIHHDPESSPCESVEDGNRISDSLVKRGKSTLRRNFVSTDPTYLRTLSQTHAGWIFGAIAELIDNSRDAGASRLDIFIQTMFSKKAAGKVPVLSVIDDGRGMAYPEMMRMISFGHKRPNEHCNEQIGRFGIGFKNLEIPVVTYRKEGQYMEVDLSVQSEATAEYNLNAIKEFSPFNEYFIGEKLGLFGEEGTGTQIYIWNLDRWGKDYTLDWNSGRTDENPTDKGHGDILIRSKRVRSRPGQTSKQVPLDYSLHSYLEVIFRNPRMKITVQGSKVKARPLDKSLNTTSVISGDIAGRTIELTIGMSKVEWERTNCGVFLYWRGRLIESYKRVGGQMHNADTGRGVIGVADITELVDDEDGNSWVLNSKQGFQDCEMYAELEEWLGSSMDEYWETNFDNVELGKAAGRCKPDHEWVQCYGCRKWRVLTAGFDTESLPDQWFCLMPPFNGKCTIPEQQMGHGTITIGEKRSGNVGRNRTQREATAKVDTNKIGNNEFSQDEDVKNVKLIPTIVNKRKNTSNGTNSIEDDLDSNSSQTESVAPLHVLKRIRRGAPRGCKT, from the exons GCCCTCTCTTTGGTCAATTAGTAATTTCGTGTCAAGTAAGGTATACGAGCTGAATAATTTCCTGAAATTTTCACTGTATCCTGATCCGGAAGATGCTCGCCAGAGTAGTGAATGGGGAAAGTTTATGCATTTCCTTTGGCACAATAAGAGG GCCGGTATTGTTAGACATGGGTCCTTCACCTTCCATATTCTTCCTGATCAATCTGAAGAACGCCCTAACTACTCACATGCTGTGATCTTGTACGAGACTGAACGAAAAGATCCTGTAATCTGCAAAAGGAGGACCGGAATATCCG AGAAATCCAACAAAAGCGAGGAGATCTGTGATAGTGTACCCAATCCAAGAGGGCTGAATGCTTCACATATACACCATGATCCAGAATCCTCACCATGTGAATCTGTTGAAGATGGTAATAGAATTTCAGATTCATTAGTGAAAAGGGGAAAATCTACTCTTAGAAGAAATTTCGTCAGCACAGACCCTACTTATCTCCGAACACTCAGTCAGACACATGCTGGTTGGATCTTTGGAGCAATAGCAGAGCTCATTGACAACTCCAGAGATGCTGGTGCATCCAG GTTGGATATTTTCATCCAAACTATGTTTTCGAAGAAAGCAGCAGGCAAAGTTCCTGTTTTATCTGTGATTGATGATGGGCGTGGCATGGCTTACCCTGAAATGATGAGAATGATCTCATTTGGTCATAAACGACCAAATGAACATTGCAATGAGCAGATTGGGAGGTTTGGAATTGGATTTAAG AATCTTGAGATCCCTGTGGTGACCTATCGCAAGGAAGGACAATACATGGAAGTTGATTTGAGTGTCCAGTCTGAAGCTACTGCGGAATATAACCTAAATGCTATCAAGGAATTCTCCCCCTTTAATGAGTATTTCATCGGAGAAAAGCTAGGTTTATTTGGTGAAGAGGGTACTGGAACACAGATATATATATGGAATTTAGATAGGTGGGGTAAAGACTACACCTTGGACTGGAATTCAGGGAGGACTGATGAAAACCCCACCGACAAAGGTCATGGAGACATATTAATCCGGTCAAAAAGAGTAAGATCACGTCCAGGACAAACAAGTAAACAG GTCCCATTGGACTATTCACTTCACTCTTATCTGGAAGTTATCTTCCGGAATCCTCGAATGAAAATCACAGTGCAAGGGTCTAAG GTCAAAGCGCGCCCCTTGGACAAGAGCCTTAACACAACTTCAGTGATTTCTGGTGACATTGCGGGAAGGACCATTGAGTTGACTATTGGAATGAGCAAAGTAGAATGGGAAAGAACGAACTGTGGGGTTTTCTTGTATTGGCGTGGTCGACTAATAGAG TCTTACAAACGAGTTGGAGGTCAAATGCATAATGCTGACACGGGACGTGGAGTAATAGGAGTTGCAGATATTACAGAACTCGTT gatgatgaagatggcaatTCATGGGTTCTTAACAGCAAACAAGGGTTTCAAGATTGTGAGATGTATGCTGAGCTGGAGGAATGGCTGGGTAGCAGTATGGATGAATACTGGGAGACAAATTTTGACAACGTAGAATTG GGAAAAGCGGCCGGCCGCTGCAAGCCTGATCATGAATGGGTTCAGTGTTATGGCTGTCGTAAATGGAGAGTGTTGACTGCCGGCTTTGATACAGAGTCTCTACCAGATCAATG GTTTTGCTTGATGCCACCCTTCAATGGGAAATGTACGATACCAGAGCAACAAATGGGCCATGGTACCATAACCATAGGCGAGAAAAGGTCCGGTAATGTTGGCCGCAATAGGACCCAGCGGGAAGCTACAGCTAAGGTTGATACAAACAAAATAGGGAACAATGAGTTCAGTCAGGATGAAGATGTGAAG AATGTAAAGCTAATCCCAACAATTGTCAACAAGCGAAAGAATACTTCCAACGGCACGAACAGCATCGAAG ATGATTTGGACAGCAATTCCTCGCAAACCGAGTCTGTTGCCCCTCTCCATGTTTTGAAGAGGATACGGAGGGGTGCCCCAAGAGGTTGCAAGACGTGA
- the LOC125520593 gene encoding MORC family CW-type zinc finger protein 3-like isoform X1 yields the protein MEAKKCVEGIDLNEPPHKIRGVRLSHVLLQKDCKNICRTKACDVSIELPSLWSISNFVSSKVYELNNFLKFSLYPDPEDARQSSEWGKFMHFLWHNKRAGIVRHGSFTFHILPDQSEERPNYSHAVILYETERKDPVICKRRTGISEKSNKSEEICDSVPNPRGLNASHIHHDPESSPCESVEDGNRISDSLVKRGKSTLRRNFVSTDPTYLRTLSQTHAGWIFGAIAELIDNSRDAGASRLDIFIQTMFSKKAAGKVPVLSVIDDGRGMAYPEMMRMISFGHKRPNEHCNEQIGRFGIGFKTGAMKLGKDAVVLTQTSTSRSVSFLSQSFNENKDNLEIPVVTYRKEGQYMEVDLSVQSEATAEYNLNAIKEFSPFNEYFIGEKLGLFGEEGTGTQIYIWNLDRWGKDYTLDWNSGRTDENPTDKGHGDILIRSKRVRSRPGQTSKQVPLDYSLHSYLEVIFRNPRMKITVQGSKVKARPLDKSLNTTSVISGDIAGRTIELTIGMSKVEWERTNCGVFLYWRGRLIESYKRVGGQMHNADTGRGVIGVADITELVDDEDGNSWVLNSKQGFQDCEMYAELEEWLGSSMDEYWETNFDNVELGKAAGRCKPDHEWVQCYGCRKWRVLTAGFDTESLPDQWFCLMPPFNGKCTIPEQQMGHGTITIGEKRSGNVGRNRTQREATAKVDTNKIGNNEFSQDEDVKNVKLIPTIVNKRKNTSNGTNSIEDDLDSNSSQTESVAPLHVLKRIRRGAPRGCKT from the exons GCCCTCTCTTTGGTCAATTAGTAATTTCGTGTCAAGTAAGGTATACGAGCTGAATAATTTCCTGAAATTTTCACTGTATCCTGATCCGGAAGATGCTCGCCAGAGTAGTGAATGGGGAAAGTTTATGCATTTCCTTTGGCACAATAAGAGG GCCGGTATTGTTAGACATGGGTCCTTCACCTTCCATATTCTTCCTGATCAATCTGAAGAACGCCCTAACTACTCACATGCTGTGATCTTGTACGAGACTGAACGAAAAGATCCTGTAATCTGCAAAAGGAGGACCGGAATATCCG AGAAATCCAACAAAAGCGAGGAGATCTGTGATAGTGTACCCAATCCAAGAGGGCTGAATGCTTCACATATACACCATGATCCAGAATCCTCACCATGTGAATCTGTTGAAGATGGTAATAGAATTTCAGATTCATTAGTGAAAAGGGGAAAATCTACTCTTAGAAGAAATTTCGTCAGCACAGACCCTACTTATCTCCGAACACTCAGTCAGACACATGCTGGTTGGATCTTTGGAGCAATAGCAGAGCTCATTGACAACTCCAGAGATGCTGGTGCATCCAG GTTGGATATTTTCATCCAAACTATGTTTTCGAAGAAAGCAGCAGGCAAAGTTCCTGTTTTATCTGTGATTGATGATGGGCGTGGCATGGCTTACCCTGAAATGATGAGAATGATCTCATTTGGTCATAAACGACCAAATGAACATTGCAATGAGCAGATTGGGAGGTTTGGAATTGGATTTAAG ACTGGTGCAATGAAACTTGGGAAAGATGCAGTTGTGCTTACCCAAACTTCAACTTCCAGATCAGTGTCCTTTCTATCCCAGTCTTTTAATGAAAATAAAGAT AATCTTGAGATCCCTGTGGTGACCTATCGCAAGGAAGGACAATACATGGAAGTTGATTTGAGTGTCCAGTCTGAAGCTACTGCGGAATATAACCTAAATGCTATCAAGGAATTCTCCCCCTTTAATGAGTATTTCATCGGAGAAAAGCTAGGTTTATTTGGTGAAGAGGGTACTGGAACACAGATATATATATGGAATTTAGATAGGTGGGGTAAAGACTACACCTTGGACTGGAATTCAGGGAGGACTGATGAAAACCCCACCGACAAAGGTCATGGAGACATATTAATCCGGTCAAAAAGAGTAAGATCACGTCCAGGACAAACAAGTAAACAG GTCCCATTGGACTATTCACTTCACTCTTATCTGGAAGTTATCTTCCGGAATCCTCGAATGAAAATCACAGTGCAAGGGTCTAAG GTCAAAGCGCGCCCCTTGGACAAGAGCCTTAACACAACTTCAGTGATTTCTGGTGACATTGCGGGAAGGACCATTGAGTTGACTATTGGAATGAGCAAAGTAGAATGGGAAAGAACGAACTGTGGGGTTTTCTTGTATTGGCGTGGTCGACTAATAGAG TCTTACAAACGAGTTGGAGGTCAAATGCATAATGCTGACACGGGACGTGGAGTAATAGGAGTTGCAGATATTACAGAACTCGTT gatgatgaagatggcaatTCATGGGTTCTTAACAGCAAACAAGGGTTTCAAGATTGTGAGATGTATGCTGAGCTGGAGGAATGGCTGGGTAGCAGTATGGATGAATACTGGGAGACAAATTTTGACAACGTAGAATTG GGAAAAGCGGCCGGCCGCTGCAAGCCTGATCATGAATGGGTTCAGTGTTATGGCTGTCGTAAATGGAGAGTGTTGACTGCCGGCTTTGATACAGAGTCTCTACCAGATCAATG GTTTTGCTTGATGCCACCCTTCAATGGGAAATGTACGATACCAGAGCAACAAATGGGCCATGGTACCATAACCATAGGCGAGAAAAGGTCCGGTAATGTTGGCCGCAATAGGACCCAGCGGGAAGCTACAGCTAAGGTTGATACAAACAAAATAGGGAACAATGAGTTCAGTCAGGATGAAGATGTGAAG AATGTAAAGCTAATCCCAACAATTGTCAACAAGCGAAAGAATACTTCCAACGGCACGAACAGCATCGAAG ATGATTTGGACAGCAATTCCTCGCAAACCGAGTCTGTTGCCCCTCTCCATGTTTTGAAGAGGATACGGAGGGGTGCCCCAAGAGGTTGCAAGACGTGA